The following DNA comes from Burkholderia stabilis.
TTTCACGCAATGCATCCATCATCTTTGTGGAATTTTCGTGGTCGGGCTCCCCGAAATTATCATTGATGTTCATTGATTCGAGATTCTTTGCCTTCTTCACGAAATCAATCGCTGCAGCCGTCACGCGCGCATCCGATCCCAGGTTGTTTTCGGCCAGATTCGTCATTTTGAGCGCATCGACCGACGCGAGCGCATTCAATATCGGTATGGCTCTTTCAGGATTCTTGCCAAGAAAATTCTGATGGAGCTGCACCGATCTGAGGTCGCGCCTCTCGTGCAGCATAGCCACCAGATCCGCGGTCTCGGTCGGTGTCATTCTCGACGAATCTCGCACTTTGACGACGGCATCCCCATTTTTCATTCCCGGGTATGCACTGACGTCAAGGTCCCTCAAGGCCGGATAAATCTGCCCCAAATCCCGCAACCTACCTCGATCATGGACCCGGACAGCGGTCGTAAAACCAATCGTCCGCGTGCGAATCGTCTTGGAGACCTCCCGCAACGCTCGACGGTCCTTCAGCGGAGTCAGCCCGGCCACCAGGCCGAACAACTCGGGCGGCAACGATTCCAGCCTGCTCCGCGATGCCTCAGGCGGGCCCGAAGTCGGGCTCGTTGCCTCGATCTCTTCATGCCGGACGTGCTCGACGCTCCCGGCAGACGGCTCCTCTCTGGACGGCTTCAGCCCCATGACGACTCCCGTGTAAAAAAATATTCGTGCTCGAAGCCGAGCCGGTCGCGCCTCGCGCGCGCTCGAAGCGCACTCGCCTGAGTCAGAAATGCAGGATTCTCGGCGTCAGCAGAAACACGCGTTCCATGTGCTTGTGCGACCGGTTGGTATCGCGGAACAATGCGCCGACCAGCGGAATCTTCGACAGCCACGGTACGCGCGCGACGCCGTTCGAATCGTTGTCGGTGCTGTAGCCGGCGATCAGCAGGCTTTCCCCGTCACCGACGAACGCCTGCGTATTGATCTCGCTGCTCGTGATCACCGGCAGCGTATCGACCTTGTCGCCCGTGATCTGGCCATCCTCGATGTGCACGTCGAGCTTGATTCGCGTCACGCCGTCATCCTGAACGACCATCGGCAACACCCGTAACGACACGCCGGTCGACACCGCGTACAGGTCACCCGCCGTATAACCCTGGACACGCACGAAGAAGCGGGTCTTGTTGTCCATCACCGCCTCGACGTTGTCGAGCGTGGCGACCTTCGGGCTCGCGTCGATGCGCGCTTCCGACGTCGATTCCAGCGCGGTGATCCGCGCGAGCAGATAACGTCCCGCATTGCCGAGCACCGCCGTGATCGCGCCGCCTACCGGTGTGGTGGCAACGGCAGTGGTGCCGTCAGACAGCGTCGTGACGCCGAAATTCGGGTTGATGTTGCCGTTGTAGCCGTTCTGCTGCAGCGTCCCGCTACCCGTCTGAATGTCGACATGACTGTTGTGCGCCCGCCAGTCGACGCCGATCTGTCTCAACAGGTCATCGTTGATTTCGATGATGTGCGCTTCGATTTCGATCAGGTTCGGCCGTGCATCGAGTTTCTCGATCAGCGGCGCATACAGCCCGATCCGCTGCGGCGTGTCACGGATCAGCACCGAGTTGGTCGTCGGATCGGCTTCCACTACCGGCAAGCTCTCGTCGCCCCGCCCGGTATCCATCGTTGTACTGCCTGAACGACCGGATTGAGCATCGATTAACGCGCCGTTTTTCCCGCTGCTGGGCGCAGGCCCGCTGCCGAGTAACCCGCCCACCAGGCTGCGTGAAGCATCGCTGCGTTCCATGCCCGGCGGCAGCGGCGGTCGCAGCGGCGATCCGCCATCGGTGTCGCCGTTCACATCGGACACCCCCGACAATCGTTGCACACCGCCGATCGCTGCTTTCGAACCGGTGCCAGCCGTACCGGATTGCTTCGGATGATAAAGATTCGACACGACCGTCGCCACGCCAGGCACGACGATGGGTTTGCCGTCGATCTGAACCTTGTGGTCCGCGGCCCACGCGCTGCGCAGCTTGAATGCGCGCACGACCGTTCCGTTCGCACGCTGCAGGGTCTCGTCGAGATGCTTCGCCACGGCGCTCACCATCTGCACATACTGCGGCGGCCCGCTGACGATCAACGTGCGCGCCCCGTTGTCGTAGGTGATTGGAAATCGCTTGTCGTCGAGACCCATGCTTCGCAAGGTCGAGTTGAGATCGCCGATCGACGCGTTGTCGAGGCGGACGATCTGCCGCGTCACGTCGTTCGCGTTGCTGATCGACATCACGCTGCCGTCGTAGAACCACACGAATCCAAACGTCGCGGCGAGCGCGTCCAGGATGCGTTGCGGCGGCATGTCGAAGCGCCCGGTGACCGTTCCCTGCACGTTGTCGGCAATCGACGCCGTCACGCCCTGGCTGGCAAGCAGGTCGCGCAGCACGTCCTTCAGGTCCTTGCCTTCCGCCGTCACGTGCGCGACGCCGTTGCGCCAGCGCACCGCATCCGCATGCGCGACGCCCGAGGCCGTCAGCCCGATCACCCCCGCGGCCCATGCCGCGCAAAACATCATCGTTGGTCTCATCGCAATCACACACTCGTCACGAAAGTAAGAATCGGTTTGTTATCGCCCGAGCGTGTGAGACGGTGCTTCGTCAAACTGCTTTCGATAACCGTTAATCAGCGTCGAACGGCTCTGCACACCCCAGCGCGTCGCCGTGGCGAGCACCCCGCCGTCGGATGCCACGCCGTCCACGAGTTCGGAACGGATGCGCTCCATGCGCTGGCGGCGGATCAGCTCGCTCGGCGACATGTTCAGGAACTTCCTGAACGCGCTCTGCAACGCGCGCTCCGTCACGCCAACCGCCACCGCAATGTCACGCACGGATAGATCGGCATGTTCGAGATTGTCGAGCAGGAAGCTGTATGCGCGACGGTACCGCGCAGGCAGCCGCGCGCCGATGTCGTCGAGCTGCGACGTTTCGCGGATCTTGCGTTCGAGGAACGGAACCCGCACCGACAACGCTTCGCGCAAGCACTCCATCGATGTCAAGGCATAACGGCTGTAGAGTTGCTGCGCGTCCTGCATGCGGCCTTGCGCCTGGCGGGTCTTCGCTGCGCAATACAGGTACTCGATCTGCCGATGCCCGGCGAGGCCCGCCTGGCCGGTGCCGTACAGTGGCTCGAGGATCAGGTCTGCCGCTTGCGTCGCATTGCACGCGAGCATCGCGAGCGCGATC
Coding sequences within:
- the sctC gene encoding type III secretion system outer membrane ring subunit SctC codes for the protein MRPTMMFCAAWAAGVIGLTASGVAHADAVRWRNGVAHVTAEGKDLKDVLRDLLASQGVTASIADNVQGTVTGRFDMPPQRILDALAATFGFVWFYDGSVMSISNANDVTRQIVRLDNASIGDLNSTLRSMGLDDKRFPITYDNGARTLIVSGPPQYVQMVSAVAKHLDETLQRANGTVVRAFKLRSAWAADHKVQIDGKPIVVPGVATVVSNLYHPKQSGTAGTGSKAAIGGVQRLSGVSDVNGDTDGGSPLRPPLPPGMERSDASRSLVGGLLGSGPAPSSGKNGALIDAQSGRSGSTTMDTGRGDESLPVVEADPTTNSVLIRDTPQRIGLYAPLIEKLDARPNLIEIEAHIIEINDDLLRQIGVDWRAHNSHVDIQTGSGTLQQNGYNGNINPNFGVTTLSDGTTAVATTPVGGAITAVLGNAGRYLLARITALESTSEARIDASPKVATLDNVEAVMDNKTRFFVRVQGYTAGDLYAVSTGVSLRVLPMVVQDDGVTRIKLDVHIEDGQITGDKVDTLPVITSSEINTQAFVGDGESLLIAGYSTDNDSNGVARVPWLSKIPLVGALFRDTNRSHKHMERVFLLTPRILHF